In Carettochelys insculpta isolate YL-2023 chromosome 25, ASM3395843v1, whole genome shotgun sequence, one DNA window encodes the following:
- the GRAMD1B gene encoding protein Aster-B isoform X12 encodes MPAANMTETLQLPALQVPEQQVPDCSRAWSSSSTPTLRRRRFKMRRMKNVQEHSLEAGGYQDSSSPNKEFLQLPSIEITPSSDEDTPWSNCSTPSASPRRKRFLLRKWLRVREKKEYSESSIGSHKEVICRSLLQMYNIHL; translated from the exons ATGCCTGCTGCCAATATGACAGAgaccctccagctcccagcattGCAGGTCCCAGAGCAACAGGTGCCCGACTGCAGCCGggcctggtccagctcgtccaccCCCACGCTGCGCAGGAGGCGCTTCAAGATGAGGCGGATGAAGAACGTGCAAGAGCACAGTTTGGAAGCTGGTGGGTACCAGGACTCTTCCTCGCCCAACAAGGAGTTCCTGCAACTCCCATCCATAGAAATCACCCCATCCAGCGATGAGGACACCCCATGGTCAAACTGCTCCACACCCAGCGCCTCCCCACGGCGCAAACGCTTCCTGCTGCGGAAGTGGCTGCGCGTGAGAGAGAAGAAGGAATACAGTGAAAGCAG tattgggagccacaaagaagtcatttGCAGATCCCTGCTCCAGATGTATAACATCCATTTGTAG